A portion of the Eulemur rufifrons isolate Redbay chromosome 30, OSU_ERuf_1, whole genome shotgun sequence genome contains these proteins:
- the MSN gene encoding moesin: protein MPKTISVRVTTMDAELEFAIQPNTTGKQLFDQVVKTIGLREVWFFGLQYQDTKGFSTWLKLNKKVTAQDVRKESPLLFKFRAKFYPEDVSEELIQDITQRLFFLQVKEGILNDDIYCPPETAVLLASYAVQSKYGDFNKEVHKSGYLAGDKLLPQRVLEQHKLNKDQWEERIQVWHEEHRGMLREDAVLEYLKIAQDLEMYGVNYFSIKNKKGSELWLGVDALGLNIYEQNDRLTPKIGFPWSEIRNISFNDKKFVIKPIDKKAPDFVFYAPRLRINKRILALCMGNHELYMRRRKPDTIEVQQMKAQAREEKHQKQMERALLENEKKKREMAEKEKEKIEREKEELMERLKQIEEQTKKAQQELEEQTRRALELEQERKRAQSEAEKLAKERQEAEEAKEALLQASRDQKKTQEQLALEMAELTARISQLEMARQKKESEAVEWQQKAQMVQEDLEKTRAELKTAMSTPHVAEPAENEQDEQDENGAEASADLRADAMAKDRSEEERTTEAEKNERVQKHLKALTSELANARDESKKTANDMIHAENMRLGRDKYKTLRQIRQGNTKQRIDEFESM, encoded by the exons ATCAGCGTGCGTGTGACCACCATGGATGCAGAGCTGGAGTTTGCCATCCAGCCCAACACCACTGGCAAGCAGCTGTTTGACCAG GTGGTGAAAACTATTGGCCTGAGGGAAGTTTGGTTCTTTGGTCTGCAGTATCAGGACACTAAGGGTTTCTCCACCTGGCTGAAACTCAATAAGAAG GTGACTGCCCAGGATGTGCGGAAGGAAAGTCCCCTGCTCTTCAAGTTCCGGGCCAAGTTCTACCCTGAGGATGTATCTGAGGAATTAATCCAAGACATCACACAGCGCCTGTTCTTTCTGCAAGTGAAAGAAGGCATTCTCAATGATGACATTTACTGTCCTCCTGAGACTGCTGTGCTGCTTGCCTCCTATGCTGTCCAGTCCAAGTATGGCGACTTCAATAAGGAGGTGCACAAGTCTGGCTACCTGGCTGGAGACAAGTTGCTGCCACAGAG AGTCCTGGAGCAGCACAAACTCAACAAGGACCAGTGGGAGGAGCGAATCCAGGTGTGGCATGAGGAACACCGAGGCATGCTCAG GGAGGATGCTGTCCTGGAATATCTGAAAATTGCTCAAGACCTAGAGATGTATGGTGTGAACTACTTCAGCATCAAGAACAAGAAAGGCTCAGAGCTGTGGCTGGGGGTAGATGCCCTGGGACTCAACATCTATGAGCAGAATGACAG ACTGACTCCCAAGATAGGCTTCCCTTGGAGTGAAATCAGGAACATCTCTTTCAATGATAAGAAATTTGTCATCAAGCCCATTGACAAAAAAGCCCCG GACTTTGTCTTCTATGCTCCCCGGCTGCGGATTAACAAGCGGATCTTGGCTTTGTGCATGGGGAACCATGAGCTGTACATGCGCCGCCGCAAGCCTGACACCATTGAGGTGCAGCAGATGAAGGCACAGGCCCGGGAGGAGAAGCACCAGAAACAGATGGAGCG tgcTCTGCTGGAAAATGAGAAGAAGAAGCGTGAGATggcagaaaaggagaaggagaagatcGAACGGGAGAAGGAAGAACTGATGGAGAGGCTGAAGCAGATTGAGGAACAGACTAAAAAGGCTCAACAAG AACTGGAAGAACAGACCCGCAGAGCCCTGGAACTTGAGCAGGAACGGAAGCGTGCCCAGAGCGAGGCTGAAAAGCTGGCCAAGGAGCGTCAAGAAGCCGAAGAGGCCAAGGAGGCCCTGCTGCAGGCCTCCCGGGACCAGAAGAAGACCCAGGAACAACTG GCCTTGGAAATGGCAGAGCTGACAGCTCGGATCTCCCAGCTGGAGATGGCCCGACAGAAGAAGGAGAGTGAGGCTGTGGAGTGGCAGCAGAAG GCCCAGATGGTACAAGAAGACTTGGAGAAGACCCGTGCTGAGCTGAAGACTGCCATGAGTACACCTCATGTGGCAGAGCCTGCTGAGAATGAACAGGATGAGCAGGATGAGAATGGGGCAGAGGCCAGTGCTGACCTGCGGGCTGATGCTATGGCCAAGGACCGCAGTGAGGAGGAACGGACCACTGAGGCAGAGAAGAACGAGCGTGTGCAGAAGCACCTGAAG GCCCTCACTTCAGAGCTGGCCAATGCTCGAGATGAGTCCAAGAAGACCGCCAATGACATGATCCATGCTGAGAACATGCGACTGGGCAGAGATAAATACAAGACCCTGCGCCAAATCCGGCAGGGAAATACCAAGCAGCGCATTGATGAGTTTGAGTCCATGTAA